In a genomic window of Lycium ferocissimum isolate CSIRO_LF1 chromosome 9, AGI_CSIRO_Lferr_CH_V1, whole genome shotgun sequence:
- the LOC132029372 gene encoding serine/threonine-protein phosphatase 7 long form homolog yields the protein MFPSTSGVDMSIRYLLFIEDLDQLGCYSCGTAVLAYMYRGFDRASMGERLEVAAFSPLLQIWVWTRLRPFQPIAAHPPDDYVAEDMPYARRWSRGRTRGMETHHVILPFRDQLDRMTAPEAFIWRPYDQILGQLPAFCRAGEHMWTARCPLIHMDIVEHHAPDRVLRQFGHVQNIPAATHWEHTHYTRDERSIDSVAWRARMHHKVDAWNARMTTLEAVGHNAPVHEYMTWYMHITRSLIANPSTPRPDGRGYASLSGAYEALLRMTLMIAMRAFPLRSPPTPG from the exons ATGTTCCCGAGCACGTCGGGTGTGGATATGAGCATTAGGTATCTGCTCTTTATTGAGGACTTAGACCAGCTGGGATGTTATAGTTGTGGCACCGCTGTCCTGGCTTACATGTACAGAGGATTTGATCGAGCCTCTATGGGCGAGAGGCTTGAGGTCGCTGCATTTAGCCCTCTTCttcag atatgggtgtggactaggttgagaccttttcagCCCATAGCTGCTCACCCTCCCGATGACTATGTTGCTGAGGATATGCCATACGCGCGGAGATGGTCGCGAGGCCGTACCAGAGGTATGGAGACGCACCATGTCATTCTCCCGTTTAGGGATCAGTTAGACCGCATGACGGCGCCCGAG GCTTTCATATGGAGGCCGTATGATCAGATTTTGGGTCAACTGCCGGCGTTTTGTAGAGCTGGTGAGCACATGTGGACTGCACGGTGTCCATTGATCCATATGGACATCGTTGAGCATCACGCACCCGATCGCGTATTACGGCAGTTTGGGCATGTGCAGAACATACCCGCGGCTACACATTGGGAGCACACCCACTACACCAGGGACGAGCGTTCGATCGACAGTGTGGCATGGCGGGCGCGTATGCACCATAAAGTCGATGCATGGAACGCGAGGATGACGACTCTAGAGGCGGTCGGACATAACGCTCCGGTCCATGAGTACATGACGTGGTATATGCATATCACTCGCTCCTTGATTGCCAACCCCTCGACGCCGCGTCCTGATGGCCGAGGATATGCATCACTATCAGGAGCGTATGAGGCGCTG CTACGGATGACTCTGATGATCGCCATGAGAGCATTCCCCTTACGGAGTCCACCGACCCCGGGATAG